The genomic segment GAAACGGCCCTGGAAGCATCCTTTACCTCTTTCCAGCATATGGCGGGCCTTATGTACCGCTACGATGAGGAGAACTGGTACTACCTCAGGGTCAGTTATGATGAAGAGAAAAAATGCCCTGTCCTTGGCCTTTTGTGTATGGATAATGGGGAGTTTTCTATGCCCACAGGGGATATTGCCATTCCTTCTGGAATTGTGTATATGAAAGTTTCGGTTAACCATAAAGAAACCCGTTTCTATTGGTCCAGTGACGGTCATGAGTGGAAAACCCTTGGACCGGTTCTTGATGCTTCTATTATGTCCGATGAGTATGGAGGTTTGGGATTTACCGGTGCCTTTGTGGGGCTTGCCTGCCAGGATCTCCAGCGCCAGCGTCAATGGGTAGATGTGCGGTATTTTAAATACGAGGAATTTGAGTAAGCATGGTCACTATTTATGACATTGCAAGACGTTTGGGGGTATCCCCCCCTACCGTCTCAAAGGCCTTAAACAACCAACCAGACATTAGTGAGGAAACTAAAAAGAGGGTTCGGCAACTGGCGGAAGAATTAGGATATACTCCCAATTCTTCTGCCCGGGGCCTTATTACTAAAAAGACCTGGCTTATCGGGATGATTTATGAGGAGGATCACCTGGGGGTGGGGGTGGAGCATCCTCTATTCTCGGGGATTATGAACGCTTTTAAAAATAAAATTGAACAAGAAGGATACGAACTCTTGTTTATTTCAAAAAATCTGGGAGATCAGCAGCTTTCGTATCTTGAACATTGTCGCTACCGCCGGGTAGATGGGGTGCTCGTTCTTAATGGAAATTCGGAGAATCTTGAAATCAAGCGGGTTATTCACAGTTCTATTCCCGTTGTTTCGGCAAATATTGTTTTCCCCAATGTCTGTACGGTGACTTCTGATAATGTTACTCCCTCCCGCGAGGTGGTGCGCTACCTCTATAATCTTGGGCATCGACGGATTGCCCATATTTCGGGGCCTCTGGATTACTATGCCTCCGCGGCGGTGGAACGTCTTGAAGGATATAAGCTTGGCTTAAAAGATGTGGGGCTTGATTATGATCCTGCCCTGGTTATCCATGCCACCCACTGGAATGTGACAGGGGGCTACCGGGCAATGGAGTCCTTTTTACACGCCCAGGTTCCCTTTACGGCGATTTATTGTGGGGGAGATGTTCTTGCGCTGGGGGTTATGAAATACTGCCAGGATCATGGGATCTCTATCCCCGAGGCTTTTTCCCTTGTAGGTTTTGATGATTATGAGTGGGCGTCCTATAGTCATCCGCCCCTTACGACTTTCCGGCAAAATCGAAAAGCCATTGGGGAAGCTGCGGCGGAGTCGCTTATCAAAAAGATCAATGGAGAAAATCTCCCCCATCGTATTCTGTTACCAGTGGAATTTATCGAACGCCAATCCTGTAAAAAAATTTAAGCCGTCAACCCCAAAAAATCACAGAAAAATGTTTGACAAATTTCAGAAACAGGTCTACCATAATCTCAATACGCAATCGATTGCGTATTGAGATTATGGTAGTATAGTGAAGGAGGATGACATGAAAAAGCTACTCTTAGCTTTGGTCGCGGTTTCGCTCCTCGTGCTCGGGTGTGCGAAAGGACAGGGGGCCGGCAAGGCGGAGCCCAAACAGCTCGTCGTATGGTCCTTTACGGACGAAGTAAAGAACATGATTGATAAATACTATGGTCCGGCACATCCCGATGTAAAGACCGAATATTCTCTTACCCCCACCGATCAGTTCCCCAACAAATTGGACCCCGTTCTTGCTTCTGGTCAGGGTGCTCCTGATGTATTTGCTCTGGAAGCGGCCTTTGTTCGCAAGTACATCGAGTCGGGACTCCTGCTTGATATTACCGATGTGGCAGAAGAAGTAAAATCCAAGATGTATGAATACCCCATTAAGGTAGGAACCTATAATGGTAAGGTCTACGGACTTTCCTGGCAGGTAACGCCCGGTGCTCTGTTCTATCGCCGAAGCCTTGCGAAAAAATATCTTGGTACCGATGATCCCGCCAAGGTTCAGGAATATTTTGCCAACCTTAACAAGTTCCTCGAAACTGCGGAGCTCTTAAAACAAAAATCCAAAGGTACCTGTGTGGTAGTTTCCTCCATCGGTGACCTCTTTAAACCCTTCCAGGGCGCCCGCAAACAGCCGTGGGTAGTAGATGGAAAACTCGTTATTGATCCCGCCATGTTGGCCTATATGGATATTGCGAAGACCCTCAAAGATAAGGGATATGAAGGTCGGGTTGGTCAGTGGTCAGAAGGATGGTTCGCCGGTATGAAGGGTGAGTTGAAGAATGAAAAGGGTCAGCTCATTGAGGTCTTCTCCTACTTCCTGCCTACCTGGGGACTCCACTATGTCTTAAAGACCAATGCTCCTGATACCAAGGGTGACTGGGCAATGATCCAGGGTCCCGCTTCGTACTTCTGGGGTGGTACCTGGCTTGCGGCTTATAAGGGTACCAAATCCCCCAACCTGGCAAAGGAATTTATTAAATACCTTGCAACGAGCGATGAATTCCTGACCAAGTGGGCAAAGGATACGGGGGACATGGTCTCCAATAAGAATGTGGTCAATGCGATTAAAGACACCTATTCTGAAGAGTTCCTGGGTGGGCAGAATCACTATGCGGCCTTTGCAAGCATGGTGGATCCCATTGATGGAAGCCTCATGCAGGGTACCGATCAGGCTATCGAATCGCTCTTTAATGAAGCTGTTACCGCCTACATAAATGGAGAAAAGACGAAAGAAAAGGCCCTCGAAGACTTTAAAGCCCAGGTTAAGAACACCTTAGGAATCGATAGCTAGTAAAGTTTATGGGATGCCCGATGTGCGTCGGGCATCCTTTTTTAGTATGTGTATCAACACGAGAGGGGGCGGGTGTGAGAAAACCAACCGGTATTGAGCGCCGATTAAACAAATATGGATATATTTTTGTTTTACCTTTTATATTGACCTATGCCACTTTTCAATTGTGGCCCACGGTTTATACTTTTTTAATTGGTTTTAGTGATTTAAAGGGTTTACGCTCCGATTTTACTTTAATTGGGTTAGCAAACTTCAAGAAACTGGTAGGTGATAAGTATTTCTGGGAATCAATTCAGAATACGTTTATCATGTGGACCTTTAACTTTATTCCACAGCTTGGTATTGCCCTTTTATTTGCCCTGTGGTTTACCGATGATAGTCTTCGTCTTAAGTATAAGGGGCTTTTTCGGACGATTTTTTATTTGCCAAACCTTTTAAGTGCCGCCTCGGTGGCAATGCTCTATCGAAGCCTTTTTGGATATCCGAACGGGCCCATTAATCTTTTTTTAACCCGGATGGGGTTTTGGGCAACCCGGGTGGCAGAAAATGGAGAAACAATAAAAGAAGCTTTTAATTTCTTTAGAAGCGTGCCTGTTTCTCGGGGTATAGTTTCCTATATCCAGTGGTGGTTGTGGACAGGGCATACCCTTATCATGTTAATGGCCGGTATTACCAGTATCAATCCTTCTATTTTTGAATCCGCCATGATTGACGGGGCGAATAAAACCCAGCGAGCCTGGTATATTACGTTGCCTCTTTTGCGGCCTATGATGCTCTATCTTTTGGTAACCTCGATGATCGGGGGAATGCAGCTTTTTGAAATTCCTTTCTTGCTAACCGATATGCGAGGTGCACCGGATTATAAGATCCGAACGATGATGGTGTATTTTTATAACATTACATTCCAGGGAGCCAATGATTATGCCTATGGAGCGGCTATCTCGATAGGTATATTTATCATAACCATTATTCTGGCACTGGCTATTTACTTTTTTATGCTGGAACGGGGAAAACAAGCCCATACTGTGGAGGGTGAAAAATGAAACCAAATTACCGTTTGCGAGGTGCCTTTACCAGAAATGCTATCTATCTTTTTATGTTTATTATTACCCTCTTGGTAATTATACCTATCTACCTAATGCTCATTAATGCGACGCGGAGCAATGCCCAGATTAATGAAGGCATTTCTTTTATCCCGGGGAATAATACGATAAATAACTGGAAAAATCTAACCAATCGCAATTTCCAGATTAGCCAGGGGTTTGGTAACAGCCTTTTCCTTGCGGTAACCACGAGTATATTAACTATTTATTTCTCTGCTCTCACCGCCTACGCCTTGCATGTGTATAATTTTAAAGGGAAGGCCTTTATCTGGGGACTCATACTCCTCGTGATGATGCTTCCTGCTTCTCTTCCTTTCATCGGCTTTTATCAATTTGTGGCTCGACTCAAACTGCTCAATAGTTACATTCCTCTTGTGTTGCCAGCTATTGCAGCCCCGGCGGTAGTGTTTTTTATTCGTCAGTATCTGGCATCGGTCCTTTCTTTTGAGCTTATTGATGCGGCCCGCATCGATGGGGCCGGGGAGTTTTATACCTTTAATATGGTCATTCTGCCGGTAATCAAGCCGGCCCTGGCAACCCAGGCAATTTTTAGCTTTATTGGGTCCTGGAACAATTTTATGACTCCCTTTGTCCTTCTTTCTAATCCTAAAAAATATACCCTGCCAATGCTGGTTCAAATGTTGCGAGGAGATATTTACCGTACTGAATATGGGTCTATTTACCTTGGGATTACGGTGTCCCTTGTACCGATTATCATTTTCTATGCTTTTATGTCCCAGTATATCATTGCGGGTATTACGATGGGGAGCTTGAAAGAATAAAAAAGGAACGGTTCATGGGCATGCTGCGTTGGTTGCGATGGGGAGTTGCTTGTGTTGCTTGTATAGCTTTCCTTGTGGGATGTGCTTCTACAGAGTCCAAGACACCGGTGGAGCGCCATGGGGCGCTCCGCGTAGAAGGCACTTTTCTCCTGAATGAACAGGGGAAGAAGATCCAACTGCGGGGAATTAGTTCTCATGGTCTCC from the Treponema sp. J25 genome contains:
- a CDS encoding LacI family DNA-binding transcriptional regulator, with translation MVTIYDIARRLGVSPPTVSKALNNQPDISEETKKRVRQLAEELGYTPNSSARGLITKKTWLIGMIYEEDHLGVGVEHPLFSGIMNAFKNKIEQEGYELLFISKNLGDQQLSYLEHCRYRRVDGVLVLNGNSENLEIKRVIHSSIPVVSANIVFPNVCTVTSDNVTPSREVVRYLYNLGHRRIAHISGPLDYYASAAVERLEGYKLGLKDVGLDYDPALVIHATHWNVTGGYRAMESFLHAQVPFTAIYCGGDVLALGVMKYCQDHGISIPEAFSLVGFDDYEWASYSHPPLTTFRQNRKAIGEAAAESLIKKINGENLPHRILLPVEFIERQSCKKI
- a CDS encoding extracellular solute-binding protein, producing MKKLLLALVAVSLLVLGCAKGQGAGKAEPKQLVVWSFTDEVKNMIDKYYGPAHPDVKTEYSLTPTDQFPNKLDPVLASGQGAPDVFALEAAFVRKYIESGLLLDITDVAEEVKSKMYEYPIKVGTYNGKVYGLSWQVTPGALFYRRSLAKKYLGTDDPAKVQEYFANLNKFLETAELLKQKSKGTCVVVSSIGDLFKPFQGARKQPWVVDGKLVIDPAMLAYMDIAKTLKDKGYEGRVGQWSEGWFAGMKGELKNEKGQLIEVFSYFLPTWGLHYVLKTNAPDTKGDWAMIQGPASYFWGGTWLAAYKGTKSPNLAKEFIKYLATSDEFLTKWAKDTGDMVSNKNVVNAIKDTYSEEFLGGQNHYAAFASMVDPIDGSLMQGTDQAIESLFNEAVTAYINGEKTKEKALEDFKAQVKNTLGIDS
- a CDS encoding sugar ABC transporter permease; protein product: MRKPTGIERRLNKYGYIFVLPFILTYATFQLWPTVYTFLIGFSDLKGLRSDFTLIGLANFKKLVGDKYFWESIQNTFIMWTFNFIPQLGIALLFALWFTDDSLRLKYKGLFRTIFYLPNLLSAASVAMLYRSLFGYPNGPINLFLTRMGFWATRVAENGETIKEAFNFFRSVPVSRGIVSYIQWWLWTGHTLIMLMAGITSINPSIFESAMIDGANKTQRAWYITLPLLRPMMLYLLVTSMIGGMQLFEIPFLLTDMRGAPDYKIRTMMVYFYNITFQGANDYAYGAAISIGIFIITIILALAIYFFMLERGKQAHTVEGEK
- a CDS encoding carbohydrate ABC transporter permease translates to MKPNYRLRGAFTRNAIYLFMFIITLLVIIPIYLMLINATRSNAQINEGISFIPGNNTINNWKNLTNRNFQISQGFGNSLFLAVTTSILTIYFSALTAYALHVYNFKGKAFIWGLILLVMMLPASLPFIGFYQFVARLKLLNSYIPLVLPAIAAPAVVFFIRQYLASVLSFELIDAARIDGAGEFYTFNMVILPVIKPALATQAIFSFIGSWNNFMTPFVLLSNPKKYTLPMLVQMLRGDIYRTEYGSIYLGITVSLVPIIIFYAFMSQYIIAGITMGSLKE